The Vibrio agarivorans genome window below encodes:
- the hscA gene encoding Fe-S protein assembly chaperone HscA, with amino-acid sequence MALLQIAEPGQSSAPHEHKLAAGIDLGTTNSLVASVRSGSVVTLNDSAGRSILPSIVNYSGAQPEVGYKAKDLAETDPENTIISVKRLIGRSLKDINQRYPSLPYRFKASDNGLPVLDTQTGDKNPIEVSADILKALGQRAEETLGGELAGVVITVPAYFDDAQRAGTKDAAKLAGLHVLRLLNEPTAAAIAYGLDSGQEGIIAVYDLGGGTFDVSILRLSKGVFEVLATGGDSALGGDDFDHLLAEHLVEQSGVTTPLSAEQNRVVLNIATATKIAFSEQEAVDVEVFGWKGQVTRDEFEALIQPLVKKTLLSCRRALKDADVDADDVLEVVMVGGSTRTRLVREMVGDFFERPPLTSINPDEVVAIGAGIQADILAGNKPDSEMLLLDVIPLSLGIETMGGLVEKIVPRNTTIPVARAQEFTTFKDGQTAMSVHIVQGEREMVDDCRSLARFSLKGIPPMAAGAAHIRVTYQVDADGLLSVTAMEKSTGVQSEIQVKPSYGLSDDEVANMLRDSMTYAKEDMQARTLAEQRVEADRVIEGLVSALQADGDELLSQQEQQQLLAVIEQLIALRNGDNADAIEQGIKETDKASQEFASRRMDKSIRAALSGQSVDDI; translated from the coding sequence ATGGCATTACTTCAAATAGCAGAACCGGGTCAAAGCTCGGCACCGCATGAGCATAAACTAGCTGCAGGTATTGATTTAGGGACAACTAACTCTTTAGTTGCTTCTGTCCGCAGTGGCAGTGTCGTGACGCTAAATGACTCAGCAGGCAGAAGCATTCTTCCTTCTATCGTCAACTATTCTGGTGCTCAACCCGAAGTAGGGTATAAGGCGAAAGATCTTGCTGAAACAGATCCTGAAAATACGATCATCTCAGTGAAGCGCCTAATCGGCCGCTCTCTAAAAGACATCAACCAACGTTATCCATCACTGCCGTACCGCTTTAAAGCGAGTGATAATGGCCTACCCGTTCTCGATACACAAACTGGTGATAAAAACCCGATAGAAGTCTCTGCTGACATCTTAAAGGCACTTGGTCAGCGTGCAGAAGAAACGCTGGGTGGTGAATTGGCTGGTGTTGTGATTACCGTTCCTGCTTATTTTGATGATGCGCAGCGTGCGGGTACTAAAGATGCGGCTAAGTTAGCGGGGTTGCATGTACTTCGCCTTCTAAATGAGCCTACTGCTGCAGCTATCGCTTACGGCTTAGACTCCGGTCAAGAGGGAATCATTGCGGTTTATGACCTTGGTGGCGGTACGTTTGATGTCTCTATCTTGCGTTTGTCTAAAGGTGTATTTGAAGTGCTGGCGACGGGTGGTGATTCTGCGCTAGGTGGTGATGACTTTGATCACTTGCTAGCTGAACACCTGGTTGAGCAATCTGGTGTTACCACACCGCTAAGTGCAGAACAAAACCGTGTGGTATTGAACATTGCTACAGCGACGAAGATCGCTTTCTCTGAGCAAGAAGCTGTTGACGTCGAAGTGTTTGGTTGGAAAGGACAAGTGACTCGCGATGAGTTTGAAGCACTTATTCAGCCATTGGTTAAGAAGACACTCTTATCATGCCGACGAGCATTGAAAGATGCAGATGTCGATGCTGATGATGTCTTAGAAGTTGTGATGGTCGGTGGCTCAACCAGAACCCGCCTAGTACGTGAAATGGTGGGTGACTTTTTTGAACGTCCGCCACTAACCAGTATTAACCCAGATGAAGTGGTGGCTATTGGTGCGGGAATTCAAGCCGATATTCTGGCGGGTAACAAGCCTGACTCAGAAATGCTGCTTCTTGATGTTATCCCACTCTCTTTAGGTATCGAAACCATGGGTGGGTTGGTAGAAAAGATCGTGCCGCGCAACACCACGATTCCAGTTGCTCGAGCTCAAGAGTTCACTACATTTAAAGACGGCCAAACAGCGATGTCAGTTCATATCGTTCAAGGTGAACGTGAAATGGTTGATGACTGCCGCTCTTTAGCACGTTTTTCTTTGAAAGGTATCCCTCCAATGGCTGCGGGTGCAGCGCACATTCGAGTGACCTATCAAGTTGATGCCGATGGCCTACTGTCTGTGACAGCAATGGAAAAGAGCACTGGGGTTCAATCAGAGATTCAAGTTAAGCCATCTTACGGACTGAGTGACGATGAAGTCGCTAATATGCTTCGCGATTCGATGACATATGCCAAAGAAGATATGCAAGCTAGAACATTAGCCGAGCAGCGTGTAGAGGCTGATCGTGTCATAGAAGGTTTGGTATCGGCTTTGCAGGCTGATGGCGATGAACTGCTTTCACAGCAAGAGCAGCAACAGTTGTTGGCTGTAATTGAGCAGCTAATTGCGCTGCGCAATGGTGACAATGCCGATGCGATTGAGCAAGGAATTAAAGAGACGGACAAGGCAAGCCAAGAGTTTGCTTCGCGTCGAATGGACAAATCTATCCGAGCTGCCCTATCAGGTCAGTCAGTTGATGATATTTAA
- the hscB gene encoding co-chaperone HscB: protein MNYFELFGLPNQFTLDGSLLSSQFRELQKRFHPDNYASASERDRLLAVQKASEINDAYQTLKQPISRAEYILSLNDLELKGEQQTLQDPMFLMEQMELREELEHISASPDGADDLFDFDRKVSKMYKQHISQLETLLNEQLWSEAADVVRKLKFIAKLKSEIERVEDHLLD, encoded by the coding sequence ATGAACTACTTTGAATTATTTGGGCTACCAAACCAGTTCACACTGGATGGTAGCCTTCTTTCTTCTCAATTCCGTGAACTACAAAAACGATTTCACCCTGACAATTATGCCAGCGCCTCTGAAAGAGATCGTTTATTAGCTGTTCAAAAGGCGTCTGAAATCAATGATGCTTATCAAACGCTTAAACAGCCTATCTCACGCGCGGAATACATATTGTCTCTCAATGATCTTGAGTTAAAAGGCGAGCAGCAGACGTTGCAAGATCCAATGTTCTTGATGGAGCAGATGGAATTGAGAGAAGAGCTAGAGCATATATCTGCGAGCCCTGATGGTGCTGATGACTTATTCGACTTTGACCGTAAAGTCAGCAAAATGTATAAGCAGCATATATCGCAACTTGAAACGCTATTAAATGAGCAATTATGGTCTGAAGCGGCAGATGTTGTTCGTAAACTCAAATTCATAGCAAAACTCAAGTCAGAAATTGAACGAGTAGAAGACCACTTGCTCGACTAG
- the iscA gene encoding iron-sulfur cluster assembly protein IscA, translated as MAISLTDSAASRVRAFLDSRGKGVGLRLGVKTTGCSGMAYVLEFVDELNEEDEVFEHAGVKVIIDQKSLVYLDGTELDYVKQGLNEGFEFNNPNAKGECGCGESFNV; from the coding sequence ATGGCCATTTCATTAACAGATTCCGCAGCAAGCCGAGTTCGAGCTTTCCTAGATAGTCGAGGCAAAGGCGTTGGTCTTCGTCTAGGGGTAAAGACAACCGGGTGTTCGGGCATGGCCTACGTACTTGAGTTTGTTGATGAACTCAATGAAGAAGACGAAGTCTTCGAGCACGCTGGTGTAAAAGTAATTATTGATCAGAAGAGTTTGGTGTATCTTGATGGTACTGAACTTGATTACGTTAAACAGGGCCTAAACGAAGGTTTTGAATTCAACAACCCAAATGCGAAAGGTGAGTGTGGTTGTGGTGAGAGCTTTAACGTCTAA
- the iscU gene encoding Fe-S cluster assembly scaffold IscU — MAYSEKVIDHYENPRNVGSFDKEDPNVGSGMVGAPACGDVMKLQIKVTPEGIIEDAKFKTYGCGSAIASSSLVTEWVKGKSIDEAAAIKNAEIAEELELPPVKVHCSILAEDAIKAAVADYKKKHDQ, encoded by the coding sequence ATGGCATATAGCGAAAAAGTAATTGATCACTATGAAAACCCACGTAACGTAGGTTCTTTCGATAAAGAAGATCCAAACGTTGGTAGTGGCATGGTAGGTGCACCAGCTTGTGGTGACGTAATGAAGCTTCAGATCAAGGTAACGCCGGAAGGCATTATTGAAGATGCGAAGTTTAAAACGTATGGTTGTGGTAGTGCGATTGCGTCTAGCTCGCTTGTTACAGAGTGGGTAAAAGGTAAGTCAATCGATGAAGCTGCCGCAATCAAGAATGCAGAAATCGCTGAAGAGCTAGAGCTTCCTCCAGTGAAGGTTCACTGCTCTATTTTGGCTGAAGATGCGATCAAAGCAGCCGTTGCTGACTACAAAAAGAAGCACGACCAATAA
- a CDS encoding IscS subfamily cysteine desulfurase, protein MKLPIYLDYSATCPVDPRVAEKMVQYMTMDGTFGNPASRSHRYGWQAEEAVDNAREQIADLLNADPREIVFTSGATESDNLAIKGAAHFYSKKGKHVITVKTEHKAVLDPCRQLEREGFEVTYLEPESNGIVDLNKLEAAMREDTVLVSIMHVNNEIGVVQDIASIGELCRSRKIIFHVDAAQSAGKLPIDVQEMKVDLISLSAHKAYGPKGIGALYVRRKPRIRLEAQMHGGGHERGFRSGTLPTHQIVGMGEAFRVAKEDLQKDFDHAMALRNRLLDGVKDLEAVTVNGDLEQRVPHNLNVSFAFVEGESLLMSLKDLAVSSGSACTSASLEPSYVLRALGLDDELAHSSVRFSFGRFTTEEEVDYAIEQIRTAVTKLRDMSPLWDMYKEGIDLSTVEWAHH, encoded by the coding sequence ATGAAACTGCCTATTTATCTTGATTACTCAGCAACTTGCCCAGTCGATCCGCGAGTTGCAGAAAAAATGGTTCAGTATATGACGATGGACGGGACGTTTGGTAACCCAGCATCACGTTCGCATCGTTACGGTTGGCAAGCTGAAGAAGCGGTTGATAACGCTCGTGAGCAAATTGCCGATCTTCTTAACGCAGACCCACGTGAAATCGTATTCACCTCGGGAGCAACTGAGTCAGACAACTTAGCAATCAAGGGTGCAGCACATTTCTACTCAAAGAAAGGCAAGCACGTTATTACTGTCAAAACCGAGCACAAAGCGGTTCTAGACCCTTGTCGTCAACTTGAGCGTGAAGGCTTTGAAGTGACTTACCTTGAGCCAGAATCAAATGGTATTGTCGACTTAAACAAGCTTGAAGCTGCGATGCGCGAAGACACAGTTTTAGTGTCAATTATGCACGTTAACAATGAAATTGGTGTTGTTCAAGACATCGCATCTATTGGTGAGCTTTGTCGCTCACGTAAGATTATCTTCCATGTCGATGCGGCTCAGTCGGCGGGCAAACTACCAATCGATGTGCAGGAAATGAAAGTGGATCTAATTTCACTATCTGCGCACAAGGCATACGGACCAAAAGGTATCGGTGCACTTTACGTACGTCGTAAGCCTCGTATTCGTCTTGAAGCTCAAATGCACGGTGGTGGCCACGAGCGTGGTTTCCGTTCTGGAACTCTACCTACGCATCAAATTGTGGGTATGGGCGAAGCATTCCGTGTTGCTAAAGAAGACCTGCAGAAAGATTTCGATCATGCAATGGCTCTACGTAACCGTCTGCTAGACGGTGTAAAAGACCTTGAAGCGGTTACCGTAAATGGTGATCTCGAGCAGCGTGTACCCCACAATTTAAACGTAAGCTTTGCTTTCGTTGAGGGTGAGTCGCTTCTTATGTCGTTAAAAGACCTAGCGGTTTCTTCGGGTAGTGCATGTACATCAGCAAGTCTTGAACCATCGTATGTATTGCGTGCTTTAGGTTTAGATGACGAGTTAGCACACAGCTCGGTTCGTTTCTCGTTCGGTCGCTTTACAACCGAAGAAGAAGTGGACTACGCAATTGAACAGATTCGTACTGCAGTCACTAAACTGCGCGACATGTCTCCTCTATGGGATATGTACAAAGAAGGGATTGATTTGAGCACGGTTGAGTGGGCACACCACTAA
- the iscR gene encoding Fe-S cluster assembly transcriptional regulator IscR gives MRLTSKGRYAVTAMLDVALHSQQNPVPLADISERQGISLSYLEQLFSKLRKAGLVASVRGPGGGYRLGAEANTISIGTVISAVDESVDATKCNGKGDCQGGTRCLTHTLWRDLSARISDFLNNITLGQLMKDNEVLEISDKQDIDLVLNHSLTHSGSSLSSIGVDVRS, from the coding sequence ATGAGATTAACATCGAAAGGACGATATGCAGTGACAGCCATGCTCGATGTGGCTCTTCATTCACAGCAGAACCCCGTTCCTTTGGCTGATATTTCAGAGCGACAAGGGATTTCGCTTTCGTACCTAGAGCAACTATTTTCTAAATTAAGAAAAGCGGGCTTGGTCGCGAGTGTGAGAGGTCCGGGTGGTGGATATCGCCTTGGAGCTGAAGCAAATACAATATCAATTGGTACCGTGATCTCTGCTGTTGATGAGTCTGTAGATGCGACTAAATGCAACGGTAAGGGAGATTGTCAGGGCGGAACACGCTGTCTGACACACACGTTATGGAGAGACCTGAGTGCTCGAATCTCAGACTTCCTTAACAACATTACGTTAGGTCAATTGATGAAGGACAACGAAGTCCTAGAGATCTCTGATAAGCAAGATATCGATCTTGTACTAAATCATAGCCTTACACACAGTGGCTCGAGCTTATCTTCAATTGGCGTTGACGTTCGCTCATAG
- the trmJ gene encoding tRNA (cytosine(32)/uridine(32)-2'-O)-methyltransferase TrmJ, producing MLDRVKIVLVGTSHAGNIGSAARAMKVMGLSNLVLVDPQCERDGQTTALAAGASDVAMNAQVVDTVEQAVADCSLVIGTSARSRTLDWPMVEPRECGEKLVEALSLEQSGSVAVVFGRERTGLTNEELQKCQYHLTIPANPEYSSLNLAMAVQTVSYEIRMAYLAMEQSQYEPSPQEAYPRYEQLEQFYSHLEKVLYDTHFIERDKPQKVMDKLRRLFTRARPESQELNILRGVLTAIEKAKNFK from the coding sequence ATGTTAGACCGCGTTAAAATCGTACTGGTAGGTACATCTCATGCAGGCAATATAGGCTCTGCGGCTCGAGCAATGAAGGTTATGGGATTATCTAACCTTGTACTTGTCGACCCCCAGTGTGAGCGAGATGGTCAAACGACCGCACTCGCTGCGGGCGCAAGCGATGTAGCGATGAATGCCCAGGTGGTTGACACGGTTGAACAAGCGGTAGCAGATTGCTCTTTGGTTATTGGTACCAGTGCTCGTTCGCGTACACTTGATTGGCCTATGGTTGAGCCAAGGGAGTGCGGAGAAAAGCTGGTTGAAGCGTTGTCACTAGAACAGTCTGGTAGTGTCGCAGTTGTGTTTGGTCGAGAACGTACCGGCTTGACAAATGAAGAGCTGCAAAAGTGCCAGTACCATCTGACTATTCCTGCAAATCCTGAGTACAGTTCTCTGAATCTTGCGATGGCGGTACAGACTGTATCATATGAGATTCGTATGGCTTACCTAGCGATGGAACAGAGCCAGTATGAGCCATCGCCTCAGGAAGCGTACCCTCGCTATGAACAGCTAGAACAATTCTATTCACACCTTGAAAAAGTCTTGTACGATACCCACTTTATTGAGAGAGACAAACCGCAGAAGGTGATGGACAAGTTACGTCGTCTGTTTACCCGTGCTCGTCCAGAATCTCAAGAGCTGAACATCTTACGTGGTGTTTTAACTGCAATAGAGAAAGCAAAGAATTTTAAATAG
- the suhB gene encoding inositol-1-monophosphatase, producing MHPMLNIAIRAARKAGNHIAKSLENADKIESTLKGTNDFVTNVDQEAEAIIIDTIKNSYPDHSIVAEENGLIEGKDKDAQWIIDPLDGTTNFVKGLPHFSVSIAVRLNGKTEVACVYDPIRNELFTAQRGAGAQLNNTRIRVKQLKDLQGTVLATGFPFKQKQHSESYLKILSSLFVDCSDFRRTGSAALDLCYVAANRVDGYFEIGLKPWDIAAGELIAREAGAIVTDFAGGTEYMKSGNVVAASARGVKGIIKHIRENSNEGLLK from the coding sequence ATGCATCCTATGCTTAATATTGCTATTCGTGCTGCACGAAAAGCAGGTAACCATATCGCTAAATCACTAGAAAATGCTGACAAAATTGAGTCGACACTAAAAGGTACGAACGACTTCGTAACTAATGTAGACCAAGAAGCAGAAGCAATCATCATCGATACGATCAAAAACTCGTACCCTGATCACTCTATCGTTGCTGAAGAAAACGGTCTTATTGAAGGCAAAGACAAAGATGCACAGTGGATCATTGACCCTCTGGATGGCACGACTAACTTTGTAAAAGGTCTACCACATTTCTCTGTATCTATCGCAGTTCGCCTAAACGGTAAAACTGAAGTAGCTTGTGTTTACGATCCAATCCGTAATGAACTGTTCACTGCACAACGTGGTGCTGGTGCACAGCTAAATAATACTCGCATCCGTGTTAAGCAGCTAAAAGACCTTCAAGGTACTGTTCTTGCGACTGGTTTCCCATTCAAGCAAAAGCAGCACAGCGAGTCTTACCTAAAGATCCTATCTTCTCTATTTGTAGATTGTTCAGACTTCCGTCGTACAGGCTCTGCGGCTCTTGACCTATGTTACGTTGCTGCAAACCGTGTGGATGGCTACTTTGAAATTGGTCTAAAACCATGGGATATCGCTGCAGGTGAGCTGATTGCACGTGAAGCTGGTGCTATCGTTACTGATTTTGCAGGCGGCACTGAATACATGAAGTCTGGCAACGTTGTCGCTGCAAGTGCACGTGGCGTGAAAGGCATCATCAAACACATCCGTGAAAACAGCAACGAAGGTCTTCTTAAGTAA